In the genome of Aureimonas sp. OT7, one region contains:
- a CDS encoding NAD-dependent epimerase/dehydratase family protein — translation MRILVTGSTGFIGRRLVSRLLDEGHAVTVLVREDATSPDERAETLDSPRDLSRIRRHEGWPLGLDAIVHLAALNPERGDPAMDDAVALGQANAGGTAALARVASETGVRRFVFASTANIHSMQGDKPIIEDDRPRPVDNYAASKLEAERRLRAELEDSATEYTIMRLPAVYGPGGKGAIAKLERLATTRLPLPFRSARNRRSILAVDNAVEAIIEMIAHPAAAGRTFLVADEAPATLSELVAAMRGARGRSPGLFAMPVGLLRLIARLAGKSEITDRLFAEFVVDTAKIRLRTGWRPRLSTHEALTLYNRADDRGNRA, via the coding sequence ATGCGCATCCTCGTCACAGGCTCAACAGGGTTCATCGGTCGCCGCCTCGTTTCGCGCCTGCTCGACGAAGGGCACGCGGTGACGGTGCTCGTGCGCGAGGACGCCACAAGCCCGGACGAGCGGGCCGAGACGCTGGATTCCCCGCGCGACCTGTCACGCATACGCCGGCATGAAGGCTGGCCCCTCGGCCTCGACGCCATCGTGCACCTTGCCGCCCTCAACCCGGAGCGCGGCGACCCCGCCATGGACGATGCCGTGGCGCTGGGGCAGGCCAATGCCGGTGGCACTGCCGCGCTGGCGCGGGTGGCATCGGAAACCGGCGTGCGCCGATTCGTTTTCGCCAGCACCGCCAATATCCATTCCATGCAGGGCGACAAGCCCATCATCGAGGACGACCGGCCGCGCCCGGTCGACAATTACGCCGCTTCCAAGCTGGAAGCCGAGCGGCGCCTGCGCGCCGAACTGGAAGACAGCGCCACCGAATATACGATCATGCGCCTGCCTGCCGTCTACGGCCCCGGCGGCAAGGGCGCCATCGCCAAGCTGGAAAGGCTGGCCACAACCCGCCTGCCCCTGCCCTTCCGCTCTGCCCGCAACCGGCGCAGCATCCTGGCCGTCGACAATGCGGTCGAGGCCATCATCGAAATGATCGCGCATCCGGCAGCCGCAGGCCGCACCTTCCTCGTCGCCGACGAGGCACCGGCGACGCTGTCCGAGCTGGTCGCGGCCATGCGCGGCGCACGCGGCCGGTCGCCCGGGCTATTCGCGATGCCGGTGGGGCTGCTGCGCCTGATCGCGCGGCTTGCCGGCAAATCCGAGATCACCGACAGGCTGTTTGCCGAGTTCGTCGTGGACACGGCCAAGATCCGCCTGCGCACGGGCTGGCGGCCACGCCTGTCCACGCATGAGGCGCTGACGCTCTACAACCGTGCGGACGACAGGGGGAATCGCGCATGA
- a CDS encoding SAF domain-containing protein yields MNLIDPIGFAAELAAHAERHGPVTIGLAGAGQMGTDIVVQAALMRGIRIGAIAASRPTRPMEAIAMAGYSEGHGIVADTDAAMDAAIEAGRIAVTGDLTALTRAGRIDVVVDATGSPEIGTLLALESIRNGKHIVMLNVEADITVGRYLAEEARKAGVVYTGSAGDEPAATLDLIAFAQALGMDVIAAGKGKNNALDFNAVPSDFEEEARARNMNPRILVEFVDGSKTMVEMTAIANCTGLLPDVPGMHGPAATLDNLAQILCTEEDGGILSRAGCVDYTIGKGVAPGVFCVVKPRHERAIERMADLKVGPGPCFTLTRPFHLTSLETPLSAARAVMYGKPDMVPLARPVAECGAVAKRDLAPGQTLQRIGMEDYRGFAMTWADGRAARALPLGLAEGSRVTRAVKAGELLTHDNCAADDSLNVTRIRKQIDEADTGYLA; encoded by the coding sequence ATGAACCTGATCGACCCAATCGGCTTCGCCGCGGAGCTTGCGGCCCATGCGGAGCGGCACGGCCCTGTCACGATCGGCCTTGCCGGAGCGGGCCAGATGGGCACCGACATCGTCGTGCAGGCGGCGTTGATGCGGGGCATCCGCATCGGCGCCATCGCCGCCAGCCGCCCGACCCGGCCGATGGAGGCCATCGCAATGGCCGGCTACAGCGAGGGCCATGGAATCGTGGCCGATACGGATGCCGCCATGGACGCCGCCATCGAGGCCGGGCGGATCGCCGTGACGGGGGACCTGACGGCCCTGACCCGCGCCGGGCGCATCGACGTCGTGGTGGATGCAACGGGAAGCCCGGAAATCGGCACGCTGCTGGCGCTGGAATCCATCCGCAACGGCAAGCATATCGTGATGCTGAACGTGGAAGCCGACATAACGGTCGGCCGCTATCTGGCAGAGGAAGCCCGCAAGGCCGGCGTGGTCTATACGGGGTCCGCGGGGGACGAGCCCGCCGCGACGCTGGACCTGATCGCATTCGCGCAGGCGCTGGGCATGGACGTCATCGCCGCGGGCAAGGGCAAGAACAACGCGCTGGATTTCAACGCCGTGCCGTCCGACTTCGAGGAAGAGGCGCGCGCCCGCAACATGAACCCCCGTATCCTGGTGGAGTTCGTCGACGGCTCGAAGACCATGGTCGAGATGACGGCCATCGCCAATTGCACCGGCTTGCTGCCCGACGTGCCGGGAATGCACGGTCCTGCGGCCACGCTGGACAATCTGGCGCAAATCCTGTGCACCGAGGAGGATGGCGGCATCCTGTCCCGGGCCGGCTGTGTCGACTATACGATCGGCAAGGGCGTGGCGCCCGGCGTTTTCTGCGTGGTCAAGCCGAGGCACGAGCGCGCCATCGAGCGCATGGCGGACCTGAAGGTCGGTCCAGGGCCGTGCTTCACGCTGACGCGGCCCTTCCACCTGACCAGCCTGGAAACGCCGCTGTCGGCCGCCAGGGCCGTGATGTACGGGAAGCCCGACATGGTGCCGCTGGCGCGTCCCGTGGCCGAATGCGGCGCCGTCGCCAAGCGTGACCTTGCGCCCGGCCAGACGCTGCAGCGCATCGGCATGGAAGATTATCGCGGCTTTGCCATGACATGGGCGGACGGCCGTGCAGCCCGGGCGTTGCCGCTCGGGCTTGCCGAAGGCTCTCGCGTCACCCGGGCCGTCAAGGCCGGCGAGCTTCTGACACATGACAACTGCGCGGCGGACGACAGCCTGAACGTGACGCGCATCCGTAAGCAGATCGACGAGGCCGATACAGGATATCTCGCGTGA
- a CDS encoding sugar transferase produces MKRVFDIAASFLGLICFGWLILLLAALIRRDTPGPGIFRQIRVGLNERTFTCYKLRTMASGTASAASHETPRAAVTRLGARLRAWKLDELPQLWNVLKGDMSFVGPRPCLPVQTVLIEARRREGAFRVRPGITGPAQVRGIDMSEPERLARIDGAYARSSGFWSDLGLILQTVTGKGRGDRVR; encoded by the coding sequence ATGAAACGTGTTTTTGACATAGCAGCGAGCTTTTTGGGTCTCATATGCTTCGGCTGGCTCATCCTGCTGCTTGCGGCGTTGATCCGCCGCGATACGCCGGGACCGGGCATTTTCCGGCAGATTCGCGTCGGGCTGAACGAGAGAACCTTTACCTGCTACAAGCTGCGCACCATGGCCTCCGGCACCGCCTCGGCGGCCTCGCACGAGACGCCGCGCGCGGCGGTGACGAGGCTCGGCGCGCGTCTTCGTGCGTGGAAGCTGGACGAGCTTCCGCAGCTTTGGAACGTGTTGAAGGGCGACATGAGTTTCGTCGGCCCGCGCCCCTGCCTGCCCGTCCAGACCGTGCTGATAGAGGCACGGCGGCGGGAGGGAGCCTTCCGCGTGCGGCCAGGCATCACCGGGCCGGCCCAGGTGCGCGGCATCGACATGTCGGAGCCGGAGCGGCTGGCGCGCATCGACGGCGCCTATGCGCGTTCCTCCGGCTTCTGGAGCGATCTCGGCCTGATCCTCCAGACGGTCACGGGCAAGGGCCGGGGCGACAGGGTGCGGTGA
- a CDS encoding ABC transporter substrate-binding protein, with the protein MRFSGLMLAAGLALALGGGAFSAPRTDVVIGMSIEPAGLDPTISAPVSIGQIVWQNVFQGLTRIAEDGSVQPQLARRWTVSDDGLTYEFELQEGVRFHNGVPFDSGVAKFALDRARGPQSANPQKRFFAAIDSVEAPEPTRLIVRLSRPSGNLPYWLGWPASIMVEASSADANRTAPVGTGPFTVAEWKPGDSVRLARSDDYWDTARRPQLSGATFRFINDPQAQAAALNSGQVDAFPEFAAPELYAALEADPAFETVVGNTELKVVAGMNLRRPPLDDVRVRRALMMAVDRQALVDGAWSGYGTPIGSHYTPNDPGFKDLRGHLAYNPVAAKNLLQEAGYGNGLSIRIKVPQMPYAVRSAEILQAFLAEIGVSLEIVPTEFPAAWVSDVLQNHDFDMTIVAHAEPMDIDIFARADYYFGYANPAFNDIIARAEAASDRAVRDSLYGEAQDILADDVPALFLFVMPKLGVWRTGLSGFWHDEPIPSNDLTDVRWSGE; encoded by the coding sequence ATGCGATTTTCCGGATTGATGCTGGCGGCTGGCCTGGCCCTGGCCCTTGGCGGCGGTGCGTTTTCGGCACCGCGCACCGATGTCGTGATCGGGATGTCGATAGAGCCGGCAGGACTCGACCCGACGATCTCCGCCCCCGTCTCCATCGGCCAGATCGTCTGGCAGAACGTGTTCCAGGGCCTCACGCGTATCGCCGAGGACGGGTCGGTCCAGCCTCAGCTGGCGCGTCGGTGGACGGTGTCCGACGATGGGCTGACCTACGAGTTCGAGTTGCAGGAGGGCGTGCGCTTCCATAACGGGGTGCCCTTCGATTCCGGCGTGGCGAAGTTTGCCCTGGACCGCGCGCGCGGGCCGCAGTCCGCCAATCCGCAGAAGCGGTTTTTCGCGGCCATCGACAGCGTAGAGGCGCCAGAGCCGACCCGGCTGATCGTCCGCCTGTCGCGCCCGTCGGGCAATCTCCCCTATTGGCTCGGATGGCCGGCCAGCATCATGGTGGAGGCGTCCAGCGCCGACGCGAACCGGACGGCGCCGGTGGGCACGGGCCCGTTCACCGTGGCCGAATGGAAGCCGGGCGACAGCGTAAGGCTGGCGCGGAGCGACGATTACTGGGATACGGCCCGTAGGCCGCAACTTTCGGGCGCGACGTTCCGGTTCATCAACGATCCGCAGGCGCAGGCAGCCGCACTCAACTCCGGGCAGGTCGACGCGTTTCCGGAGTTCGCGGCGCCCGAATTATATGCGGCGCTGGAGGCCGACCCGGCCTTCGAAACGGTCGTCGGAAATACGGAGTTGAAGGTGGTCGCAGGAATGAACCTCCGCCGTCCGCCCCTCGATGACGTCCGCGTGCGCCGCGCGCTCATGATGGCTGTCGACAGGCAGGCCCTGGTGGATGGGGCCTGGTCCGGCTACGGCACGCCGATCGGCAGCCACTACACGCCGAACGATCCGGGCTTCAAGGATTTGAGGGGCCATCTCGCCTATAACCCTGTCGCTGCAAAAAATCTTTTACAGGAAGCAGGTTACGGAAACGGGCTCAGTATCCGCATCAAGGTTCCGCAGATGCCTTATGCCGTGCGCTCGGCTGAGATTCTTCAGGCATTCCTGGCCGAGATCGGTGTGAGCCTTGAGATCGTGCCGACCGAATTTCCGGCGGCATGGGTATCGGACGTGCTGCAGAACCATGATTTCGACATGACGATCGTCGCGCATGCCGAACCGATGGATATCGATATCTTCGCGCGGGCCGACTATTATTTCGGCTACGCCAACCCCGCCTTCAACGACATCATTGCAAGGGCGGAAGCGGCCAGCGACAGGGCCGTCAGGGACAGCCTGTACGGTGAGGCGCAGGACATACTGGCCGACGATGTGCCGGCGCTGTTCCTGTTCGTGATGCCGAAACTCGGCGTCTGGCGAACCGGCCTGTCCGGCTTCTGGCACGACGAGCCCATTCCCTCCAACGATCTGACGGACGTTCGCTGGAGCGGCGAGTGA
- the hemA gene encoding 5-aminolevulinate synthase yields the protein MDYQSHFRSAIEALHAEKRYRVFADLERIAGRFPQAIWRHDGKAEEITVWCSNDYLGMGQHDKVVAAMRETAGVMGTGAGGTRNISGTNHPLVELEQELADLHGKEAALVFTSGFVSNEASISTIARLLPDCLILSDELNHASMIEGVRKAGGKKQIFRHNDVAHLEELLKAAEPGRPKLIVFESVYSMDGDIAPIAQICDLADRYNAMTYIDEVHAVGMYGARGGGISERDGVAARLDVIEGTLAKAFGVLGGYITGSQHLIDAVRSYAPGFIFTTALPPALAAAATASIRHLKQSQAERDGQQRQASRAKAVFAAANLPVMPSDTHIVPVLVGDPDLCKQASDHLLTRHGIYIQPINYPTVPRGTERLRITPTPLHGDALIDTLRDALVETWISVGIPFAGDRPAQGQADMPATSLVVSKAGG from the coding sequence ATCGACTATCAGAGCCACTTCAGATCCGCCATCGAGGCGCTGCACGCCGAGAAGCGTTACCGCGTCTTCGCCGACCTCGAGCGGATCGCGGGCCGTTTCCCCCAGGCGATCTGGCGGCATGACGGCAAGGCGGAGGAAATCACCGTCTGGTGCTCCAACGACTATCTCGGCATGGGTCAGCACGACAAGGTCGTCGCCGCCATGCGCGAGACGGCCGGCGTCATGGGCACCGGCGCGGGCGGCACGCGCAATATCTCCGGCACCAACCATCCGCTCGTCGAGCTGGAGCAGGAGCTTGCCGACCTTCATGGCAAGGAGGCTGCGCTCGTCTTCACCTCCGGCTTCGTTTCCAACGAGGCTTCCATCTCCACCATCGCCCGCCTGCTGCCGGATTGCCTCATCCTGTCGGACGAGCTCAACCATGCCTCGATGATCGAGGGCGTGCGCAAGGCCGGCGGCAAGAAACAGATATTCCGCCACAACGACGTGGCGCATCTGGAAGAGCTGTTGAAGGCGGCCGAGCCCGGCCGCCCCAAGCTGATCGTGTTCGAAAGCGTCTACTCGATGGATGGCGACATCGCGCCCATCGCGCAAATCTGCGACCTTGCCGATCGCTACAACGCGATGACCTATATCGACGAAGTGCATGCCGTGGGCATGTACGGCGCTCGCGGCGGCGGCATCTCCGAGCGCGACGGGGTGGCGGCACGCCTGGACGTGATCGAGGGCACGCTGGCCAAGGCCTTCGGCGTCCTGGGCGGCTACATCACCGGCTCGCAGCATCTGATCGACGCGGTGCGCTCCTATGCGCCGGGATTCATCTTCACCACCGCCCTGCCCCCCGCTCTCGCGGCGGCGGCGACGGCGTCGATCCGCCATCTGAAACAATCGCAGGCCGAGCGTGACGGGCAGCAGCGGCAGGCATCGCGCGCAAAGGCCGTCTTCGCCGCCGCGAACCTGCCGGTGATGCCGTCGGATACGCATATCGTGCCGGTGCTGGTGGGCGATCCCGATCTCTGCAAGCAGGCCAGCGATCATCTCTTGACGCGGCATGGCATCTATATCCAGCCGATCAATTATCCGACAGTGCCGCGTGGCACCGAACGGTTGCGCATCACACCCACGCCGCTTCACGGCGACGCGCTGATCGATACGCTGCGCGATGCACTGGTGGAAACCTGGATCTCGGTCGGCATTCCCTTCGCCGGCGACCGGCCCGCCCAGGGGCAGGCCGACATGCCTGCCACGTCACTGGTCGTATCCAAGGCCGGCGGATAA
- a CDS encoding ABC transporter permease, producing MRRIAIGLALLVLVAATACLSFAWTPDPTPLRLDIPARLTPPGATALLGTDQLGRDTASMVMMGAASSLSIALAAVALGGLAGSATGLFAALRGGAVAGLTMRVMDMLFAFPPVLSALLLAFTLGAGPQGAVAAIALFVTPVFARVAHAGAAQVLRSDFVRAARALGAGDRRIAAKHVLPNIGGLLAVQASLQFGLAILTEAGLGYLGLGTQPPSPSWGRMLADSQSYLGVAPWLALAPGAAIAVTVLGANILGDGLAKRLDPRGKAPR from the coding sequence ATGAGGCGTATCGCCATCGGGCTCGCTTTGCTGGTCCTCGTGGCGGCGACGGCTTGTCTGTCGTTCGCCTGGACGCCGGACCCGACGCCGCTGCGGCTGGACATTCCCGCCCGGCTGACGCCGCCCGGCGCGACGGCCCTTCTCGGCACGGATCAACTCGGGCGCGACACGGCCTCCATGGTCATGATGGGGGCGGCGAGTTCCCTGTCCATCGCGCTGGCGGCCGTCGCTCTCGGTGGCCTTGCCGGCAGCGCCACCGGCCTGTTCGCCGCGCTTCGCGGTGGCGCCGTCGCCGGCCTGACCATGCGCGTCATGGATATGCTGTTTGCTTTTCCGCCCGTGCTGTCGGCGCTGCTCCTGGCTTTCACGCTCGGTGCCGGGCCGCAAGGCGCGGTTGCCGCCATCGCCCTCTTCGTCACGCCGGTCTTTGCAAGGGTTGCCCATGCCGGGGCCGCGCAGGTGCTGCGCAGCGATTTCGTACGGGCGGCGCGGGCGCTTGGCGCCGGCGACCGGCGTATTGCGGCAAAACACGTGCTGCCCAATATCGGCGGCCTGCTGGCGGTTCAGGCGTCGCTTCAGTTCGGGCTCGCCATCCTGACGGAAGCCGGGCTCGGCTATCTGGGTCTCGGGACGCAACCGCCCTCGCCGTCATGGGGCCGCATGCTGGCGGATTCGCAAAGTTACCTTGGCGTCGCCCCATGGCTGGCACTGGCGCCGGGCGCGGCCATCGCCGTGACGGTGCTGGGTGCGAATATTCTGGGCGATGGACTTGCCAAAAGGCTGGACCCGCGCGGCAAGGCGCCAAGATAA
- a CDS encoding DUF2254 domain-containing protein, whose amino-acid sequence MSRWRFIVRQLTSGLWFRSLIFSAIGVIAALMAAWLSPLIPSELGGRIGADAVDNILGILASSMLAVTTFSLNIMVGAYSSATTNATPRATRLLMADPTSQNVLSTFVGVFLYSIVGIIALSTGTYGEQGRVILFGATIAVIVVIVFTLLRWIDYLSRIGRVGDTAQRVEKVALDVVETYARDPFRGCRNRLDFPAGGNRRKLRCRTIGYIQHVDFAGLQGLAERHDCRIALLSDVGTFCDPSRPVLEIAGDGELPEDAAFLQALTIGDQRSFDQDPRFAVAVLAEIGARALSAAINDIGTAIDIIGRSLRVMAAAAQPAEASEIRHDRVYAARIQADDLFDDMFTSLGRDGAGEIEVMVRLMKALASLHDLGGPDFRAASRRHALELLERSNSTLQMDSEKRALRQVYDSRFA is encoded by the coding sequence ATGTCGCGCTGGCGGTTTATCGTAAGGCAATTGACCAGCGGGCTCTGGTTCCGCTCCCTGATCTTTTCCGCCATCGGCGTCATTGCTGCCCTCATGGCGGCGTGGCTCAGCCCCCTCATTCCATCGGAACTCGGCGGCCGTATCGGCGCCGACGCGGTGGACAATATCCTTGGCATCCTGGCATCGAGCATGCTGGCGGTCACGACCTTCTCGCTCAACATCATGGTGGGCGCCTATTCCTCGGCGACCACCAACGCCACCCCGCGCGCGACGCGCCTGCTGATGGCCGATCCGACCAGCCAGAACGTACTGTCCACCTTCGTCGGCGTTTTCCTCTACTCCATCGTCGGGATCATCGCCCTGTCCACCGGCACCTATGGCGAGCAGGGCCGCGTCATCCTGTTCGGTGCAACCATCGCCGTCATCGTGGTCATCGTATTCACGCTGCTGCGCTGGATCGATTATCTGTCGCGCATCGGCCGCGTGGGCGATACGGCGCAGCGCGTGGAGAAGGTGGCTCTCGATGTCGTCGAAACTTATGCTCGTGACCCGTTCCGGGGCTGTCGGAACAGGCTCGACTTCCCCGCCGGGGGCAACCGGCGCAAGCTGCGTTGCCGCACCATCGGCTATATCCAGCACGTCGACTTTGCGGGCCTGCAGGGCCTTGCGGAGCGCCACGATTGCCGGATCGCACTTCTGTCCGATGTCGGCACCTTCTGCGATCCCTCGCGCCCTGTGCTGGAGATCGCCGGCGACGGCGAATTACCGGAGGATGCGGCCTTCCTGCAGGCGCTGACGATCGGAGACCAGCGCTCCTTCGACCAGGACCCGCGCTTTGCCGTTGCTGTCCTTGCCGAGATCGGCGCGCGGGCGCTGTCGGCCGCGATCAACGATATCGGAACGGCCATCGACATCATCGGGCGGTCGCTGCGTGTCATGGCCGCCGCCGCGCAGCCGGCCGAAGCTTCCGAAATCCGCCATGACAGGGTCTATGCGGCACGGATACAGGCCGACGACCTCTTCGACGACATGTTCACCTCGCTCGGGCGCGATGGCGCTGGCGAAATCGAGGTGATGGTCCGGTTGATGAAGGCGCTTGCCAGCCTGCACGACCTCGGTGGGCCGGACTTTCGCGCGGCATCGCGCCGCCATGCGCTAGAACTGCTGGAGCGCAGCAATTCGACACTGCAGATGGACAGCGAAAAACGTGCGCTCAGGCAGGTTTACGACAGCCGGTTCGCCTGA
- a CDS encoding ABC transporter permease: protein MGRPASALARGAATLVLSLLAVASLIFLMTSILPGDQAAIMLGTSASPETLAALRTELGLDRPLWLRYLHWMADAARGDFGLSATYGVPVSRLLVERLAVTLPLAGLAMLAATLLALPLAMAAARRRPAAEVAVALLAQGGIALPGFFIGILLILAFQGGPLPTGGFPGWQQGLAALPYLLLPAIALAVPQAAVLARVARGALKEALSQDHVRTARAKGLSDGAILRRHVFGMALPAILTLAGLQVSYLVAGAVLVENVFVLPGLGRLAIQALAQRDIPVLQGCVLLFVGIVVLVNFAIETVIAATDPRARA, encoded by the coding sequence ATGGGGCGCCCGGCAAGCGCCCTCGCGCGGGGTGCCGCGACCCTTGTCCTGTCGTTGCTGGCGGTCGCCAGCCTGATCTTTCTGATGACATCGATCCTGCCGGGCGACCAGGCCGCCATCATGCTCGGCACCTCGGCGTCACCCGAAACCCTTGCGGCGCTCCGCACCGAACTCGGCCTCGACCGGCCATTATGGCTTCGGTACCTGCATTGGATGGCGGACGCGGCGCGCGGCGATTTCGGGCTTTCGGCAACCTACGGCGTTCCCGTATCGCGCCTCCTGGTCGAGCGGCTGGCCGTCACGCTGCCGCTTGCCGGCCTGGCAATGCTGGCGGCCACCCTGCTGGCGCTGCCGCTCGCCATGGCCGCGGCGCGCCGTCGGCCGGCCGCCGAAGTCGCTGTCGCCCTTCTGGCGCAGGGCGGCATCGCCCTGCCCGGCTTCTTCATCGGCATCCTGCTCATCCTCGCTTTTCAGGGCGGGCCGCTGCCGACGGGCGGCTTTCCCGGATGGCAGCAGGGCCTTGCGGCGCTGCCCTATCTTCTTCTGCCGGCAATCGCCCTTGCCGTACCGCAGGCCGCCGTGCTTGCCCGCGTGGCGCGTGGCGCGTTGAAGGAAGCCCTGTCACAGGATCATGTCCGGACCGCACGTGCGAAAGGCCTGTCCGACGGCGCGATCCTGCGCCGCCATGTCTTCGGCATGGCCCTTCCCGCGATCCTGACGCTTGCGGGCCTGCAAGTGTCGTACCTCGTGGCCGGCGCGGTACTGGTGGAAAACGTCTTCGTCCTGCCGGGGCTCGGCCGCCTTGCCATACAGGCGCTGGCCCAACGGGATATACCGGTGCTGCAGGGCTGTGTCCTGCTCTTCGTCGGCATCGTCGTGCTGGTCAACTTCGCCATCGAGACCGTCATCGCGGCCACCGACCCCAGGGCGCGGGCATGA
- a CDS encoding Na+/H+ antiporter: MESVLPVLVLLVAVAISGTVTRALPLPIPLPLVQIALGATISASFDFGIILQPEIFMLLFLPPLLFLDGWRIPKDGLFHDARTILALAFGLVVFTVVGLGFFLTWLIPSMPLAVAFALAAVVSPTDPVAVSAIASRTPIPMRLMHILEGESLLNDASGLVCMRFAVAAAATGTFSLAGAFGSLVWISVGGLAVGIVLTYAITQAKRFTSLRYGEETGSQILISLLTPFGAYLLAEHLGCSGILAAVGAGISMSYVEQWGQALAITRVRRASFWDTVQFAANGMTFVILGEQLPRIVEGAARVVRETGHHQPAWLAIYILAMTLGLVLLRFVWTWTALRFTMFRAGRRGHSVTAPNWRLIVATALAGVRGSITLAGVMSLPLLLPDGSPFPARDLAIFLAAGVIILSLVIASIGLPTVLFGLHLPPEPTHRKEEDRARLAAAQAGMKAVETAQHRLSGRSADEADVYADAAAHIMDVYRQRLQRGSSTGEDAEAMRRIEAIERDLRLAGIEAERDTFYHLSRTHRLPEDIMRKLVRELDLLETRLRGG; this comes from the coding sequence ATGGAATCGGTCCTGCCCGTACTCGTCCTGCTCGTCGCCGTCGCGATCAGCGGCACGGTCACGCGGGCGTTGCCGCTGCCCATACCCCTACCCCTGGTCCAGATCGCCCTTGGCGCCACGATCTCGGCAAGCTTCGATTTCGGCATTATCCTGCAGCCCGAGATCTTCATGCTGCTGTTCCTGCCGCCGCTTCTGTTCCTCGACGGCTGGAGAATTCCCAAGGACGGCCTGTTCCACGACGCCAGGACCATTCTGGCGCTGGCTTTCGGCCTGGTCGTCTTCACCGTGGTCGGCCTTGGCTTCTTCCTCACCTGGCTCATCCCCTCGATGCCGCTCGCCGTAGCCTTCGCGCTGGCTGCCGTCGTCTCTCCGACCGACCCGGTAGCCGTATCGGCCATCGCGTCGCGGACACCCATTCCCATGCGGCTCATGCACATTCTGGAAGGCGAGTCGCTGTTGAACGACGCGTCCGGGCTCGTCTGCATGCGGTTCGCGGTCGCCGCCGCCGCAACGGGCACCTTTTCGCTGGCCGGTGCATTCGGCAGCCTCGTCTGGATATCGGTCGGCGGCCTGGCGGTCGGCATCGTGCTGACCTACGCGATCACCCAGGCAAAGCGTTTCACCTCTCTGCGCTACGGGGAAGAAACGGGATCGCAGATCCTGATAAGCCTGCTGACGCCCTTCGGCGCCTATCTCCTGGCGGAGCATCTCGGATGTTCCGGCATTCTTGCGGCCGTGGGCGCCGGCATCAGCATGAGCTATGTCGAGCAATGGGGCCAGGCGCTTGCCATAACGCGCGTTCGCCGCGCCTCCTTCTGGGATACGGTCCAGTTTGCCGCCAACGGCATGACCTTCGTGATCCTCGGAGAGCAGCTTCCGCGCATCGTCGAGGGCGCCGCCCGCGTCGTCCGCGAAACGGGCCACCACCAGCCGGCATGGCTGGCCATCTACATCCTCGCGATGACGCTGGGCCTGGTCCTGCTTCGCTTCGTCTGGACCTGGACGGCGCTTCGCTTCACGATGTTTCGTGCGGGGCGGCGCGGCCATAGCGTGACGGCGCCAAACTGGCGCCTAATCGTTGCCACGGCGCTGGCCGGCGTGCGCGGCTCCATCACGCTTGCCGGCGTCATGAGCCTGCCCCTGCTGCTGCCGGACGGCTCGCCGTTCCCCGCGCGCGATCTCGCCATCTTCCTTGCGGCCGGCGTCATCATCCTGTCGCTGGTCATTGCCAGCATCGGCCTGCCGACGGTGCTGTTCGGGCTTCATCTGCCGCCGGAACCGACCCACAGAAAAGAGGAAGATCGAGCCCGGCTGGCTGCCGCGCAGGCCGGCATGAAGGCGGTGGAGACGGCGCAACACCGGCTCAGCGGCAGGAGCGCGGACGAGGCCGACGTCTATGCGGATGCCGCAGCGCATATCATGGACGTGTATCGCCAGCGCCTGCAGCGCGGCTCGTCCACGGGGGAAGACGCGGAGGCGATGCGCCGGATCGAGGCAATCGAACGGGATTTGCGTCTGGCCGGCATCGAGGCCGAGCGGGACACCTTCTACCATCTGTCGCGCACGCATCGCCTGCCGGAGGACATCATGCGCAAGCTGGTGCGCGAACTCGACCTTCTGGAAACCCGCCTGCGCGGCGGCTGA